In Rhodanobacter denitrificans, a single window of DNA contains:
- a CDS encoding homoserine dehydrogenase produces the protein MNICASPLAELPPASGFAAAGRRRQRVLAVGVIGPGRVGSALLEQLRAAQPRLLRDSALELKLCGVVASKRMWLDCDDTELNGRHGGAQIWRPNDLDAFAGHVRGSDGRHALLIDCSANDEVAARYPRWLAAGLHVVTPNKLAGSGPLSRWQAIRAACAGGARFRYEATVCAGLPVVQTLRDLLDTGDDLLAVDGMFSGTLAWLCNRHDGRQPFSALVREAHALGYTEPDPRDDLSGLDVARKLVILAREAGRALSLEDVDLQSLVPPALAALPLDDCMRRLDELDAPMAAKLAEARAEGGVLRHVAQLDRHGRASVRLLVLPASHAFAHTRLTDNIVQFSTRRYCDNPLIVQGPGAGPEVTAAGVFTDLLRIAESLEARA, from the coding sequence GTGAACATCTGTGCGTCCCCACTTGCCGAGCTGCCGCCCGCATCCGGTTTCGCCGCGGCGGGCAGGCGGCGGCAGCGCGTGCTGGCCGTCGGCGTGATCGGCCCCGGCCGGGTCGGCAGTGCCTTGCTCGAACAGCTGCGTGCCGCGCAGCCGCGGCTGCTGCGCGACAGCGCGCTGGAACTGAAGCTCTGCGGCGTGGTGGCCAGCAAGCGCATGTGGCTGGACTGCGACGACACCGAGCTCAACGGCCGCCACGGCGGCGCGCAGATCTGGCGGCCGAACGACCTGGACGCGTTCGCCGGGCACGTGCGCGGCAGCGATGGCCGGCATGCGCTGCTGATCGACTGCAGCGCGAACGACGAGGTGGCCGCACGCTACCCGCGCTGGCTGGCCGCCGGCCTGCACGTGGTGACCCCGAACAAGCTGGCCGGCAGCGGCCCGCTGTCGCGCTGGCAGGCGATCCGCGCCGCCTGCGCCGGCGGCGCGCGCTTCCGCTACGAGGCCACCGTGTGCGCCGGCCTGCCGGTGGTGCAGACGCTGCGCGACCTGCTCGACACCGGCGACGATCTGCTCGCGGTCGACGGCATGTTCTCCGGCACGCTGGCCTGGCTGTGCAACCGCCACGACGGCCGCCAGCCGTTCTCCGCGCTGGTGCGCGAGGCGCATGCGCTGGGCTATACCGAGCCCGACCCGCGCGACGACCTGTCCGGGCTCGACGTGGCGCGCAAGCTGGTGATCCTGGCGCGCGAGGCCGGCCGGGCCCTGTCGCTGGAAGACGTCGACCTGCAAAGCCTGGTGCCGCCCGCACTGGCCGCGTTGCCGCTGGACGACTGCATGCGGCGGCTCGACGAACTCGATGCGCCAATGGCGGCGAAACTGGCCGAGGCGCGTGCCGAAGGCGGCGTGCTGCGCCACGTGGCGCAGCTGGACCGGCACGGCCGCGCCAGCGTACGGCTGCTGGTGCTGCCCGCGTCCCACGCGTTCGCGCACACCCGCCTCACCGACAACATCGTGCAGTTCAGCACCCGCCGCTACTGCGATAATCCGCTGATCGTGCAAGGCCCCGGCGCCGGCCCGGAGGTGACCGCCGCCGGCGTGTTCACCGACCTGCTGCGCATCGCCGAATCGCTGGAGGCGCGCGCATGA